A portion of the Oncorhynchus gorbuscha isolate QuinsamMale2020 ecotype Even-year linkage group LG19, OgorEven_v1.0, whole genome shotgun sequence genome contains these proteins:
- the LOC124005350 gene encoding NADH dehydrogenase (ubiquinone) complex I, assembly factor 6-like isoform X3 produces MRMQFWKTTVEEIYRDDPPVQPVSAELWRAVKKHYLTKRWMLRIISEREKDMEDRAYRNLQELEAYSENTQSSLLYLLLESLGVKDVHADHAASHIGKAQGIVTCLRATPYHSSRRKVYLPMDICMLHRASQEDFIRGSREQNVRDVVYDIASQAHVHLQHARSFSKNIPASAFPAFLQTVVLEDYLQRVRRVDFDVFHPSLQKRNPLIPIQLYFRSWKKTY; encoded by the exons ATGCGGATGCAGTTCTGGAAGACTACAGTGGAGGAAATCTACAGGGACGACCCCCCAGTGCAGCCTGTCAGTGCAGAACTATGGAGG GCGGTGAAGAAACACTACCTGACAAAGAGGTGGATGCTTAGAATAATCTCTGAGAGA GAGAAAGACATGGAAGACAGAGCTTATAGAAACCTCCAGGAGTTGGAGGCCTATTCAGAGAATACCCAGTCCTCACTACTGTACCTTCTTCTGGAGAGTTTAG gtgtgaaagatGTCCATGCTGATCATGCTGCCAGCCACATTGGTAAGGCCCAGGGGATCGTGACGTGCCTAAGAGCCACGCCCTACCACAGCAGCAGACGCAAAGTCTACCTACCTATGGACATCTGCATGCTG CACAGAGCCTCCCAGGAGGACTTCATCCGAGGAAGCCGGGAACAGAATGTGAGAGATGTGGTATATGACATTGCCAGCCAAGCCCACGTACACCTACAACAC GCCAGATCCTTCAGCAAGAACATACCAGCTTCCGCTTTCCCTGCCTTCCTCCAGACA GTGGTGCTGGAAGACTACCTTCAAAGGGTGCGGCGGGTAGACTTTGATGTGTTCCATCCCAGCCTACAGAAAAGAAACCCACTGATCCCCATCCAGCTCTATTTCCGCTCCTGGAAGAAGACCTATTGA
- the LOC124005350 gene encoding NADH dehydrogenase (ubiquinone) complex I, assembly factor 6-like isoform X2, which produces MSSWLRQVKDSVSQKTIGLMRMQFWKTTVEEIYRDDPPVQPVSAELWRAVKKHYLTKRWMLRIISEREKDMEDRAYRNLQELEAYSENTQSSLLYLLLESLGVKDVHADHAASHIGKAQGIVTCLRATPYHSSRRKVYLPMDICMLHRASQEDFIRGSREQNVRDVVYDIASQAHVHLQHARSFSKNIPASAFPAFLQTVVLEDYLQRVRRVDFDVFHPSLQKRNPLIPIQLYFRSWKKTY; this is translated from the exons ATGTCGAGCTGGCTCAGGCAG GTGAAGGACTCTGTTTCCCAGAAGACCATAGGTCTGATGCGGATGCAGTTCTGGAAGACTACAGTGGAGGAAATCTACAGGGACGACCCCCCAGTGCAGCCTGTCAGTGCAGAACTATGGAGG GCGGTGAAGAAACACTACCTGACAAAGAGGTGGATGCTTAGAATAATCTCTGAGAGA GAGAAAGACATGGAAGACAGAGCTTATAGAAACCTCCAGGAGTTGGAGGCCTATTCAGAGAATACCCAGTCCTCACTACTGTACCTTCTTCTGGAGAGTTTAG gtgtgaaagatGTCCATGCTGATCATGCTGCCAGCCACATTGGTAAGGCCCAGGGGATCGTGACGTGCCTAAGAGCCACGCCCTACCACAGCAGCAGACGCAAAGTCTACCTACCTATGGACATCTGCATGCTG CACAGAGCCTCCCAGGAGGACTTCATCCGAGGAAGCCGGGAACAGAATGTGAGAGATGTGGTATATGACATTGCCAGCCAAGCCCACGTACACCTACAACAC GCCAGATCCTTCAGCAAGAACATACCAGCTTCCGCTTTCCCTGCCTTCCTCCAGACA GTGGTGCTGGAAGACTACCTTCAAAGGGTGCGGCGGGTAGACTTTGATGTGTTCCATCCCAGCCTACAGAAAAGAAACCCACTGATCCCCATCCAGCTCTATTTCCGCTCCTGGAAGAAGACCTATTGA
- the LOC124005350 gene encoding NADH dehydrogenase (ubiquinone) complex I, assembly factor 6-like isoform X1 — MNMASGISAKHGLLTTKCSVFHSLQRNILPHAICIQRPTEVKCIRASTNSTAESRHNEKYCIDIVRSRDYDGFVSSLLLPEDARRSSLALRAFNVELAQVKDSVSQKTIGLMRMQFWKTTVEEIYRDDPPVQPVSAELWRAVKKHYLTKRWMLRIISEREKDMEDRAYRNLQELEAYSENTQSSLLYLLLESLGVKDVHADHAASHIGKAQGIVTCLRATPYHSSRRKVYLPMDICMLHRASQEDFIRGSREQNVRDVVYDIASQAHVHLQHARSFSKNIPASAFPAFLQTVVLEDYLQRVRRVDFDVFHPSLQKRNPLIPIQLYFRSWKKTY, encoded by the exons ATGAACATGGCATCTGGCATTAGTGCAAAGCATGGATTATTAACCACAAAATGTTCGGTGTTTCACTCACTCCAAAGAAATATATTGCCACACGCTATTTGTATTCAACGACCTACCGAAGTAAAATGTATACGAGCTTCAACAAACTCTACTGCAGAATCTCGGCATAACGAAAAATACTGTATCGATATTGTGAG GTCTCGGGACTATGACGGTTTTGTGTCCTCCCTGCTTCTCCCTGAGGATGCCCGGCGCTCCTCACTGGCCCTGAGGGCCTTCAATGTCGAGCTGGCTCAG GTGAAGGACTCTGTTTCCCAGAAGACCATAGGTCTGATGCGGATGCAGTTCTGGAAGACTACAGTGGAGGAAATCTACAGGGACGACCCCCCAGTGCAGCCTGTCAGTGCAGAACTATGGAGG GCGGTGAAGAAACACTACCTGACAAAGAGGTGGATGCTTAGAATAATCTCTGAGAGA GAGAAAGACATGGAAGACAGAGCTTATAGAAACCTCCAGGAGTTGGAGGCCTATTCAGAGAATACCCAGTCCTCACTACTGTACCTTCTTCTGGAGAGTTTAG gtgtgaaagatGTCCATGCTGATCATGCTGCCAGCCACATTGGTAAGGCCCAGGGGATCGTGACGTGCCTAAGAGCCACGCCCTACCACAGCAGCAGACGCAAAGTCTACCTACCTATGGACATCTGCATGCTG CACAGAGCCTCCCAGGAGGACTTCATCCGAGGAAGCCGGGAACAGAATGTGAGAGATGTGGTATATGACATTGCCAGCCAAGCCCACGTACACCTACAACAC GCCAGATCCTTCAGCAAGAACATACCAGCTTCCGCTTTCCCTGCCTTCCTCCAGACA GTGGTGCTGGAAGACTACCTTCAAAGGGTGCGGCGGGTAGACTTTGATGTGTTCCATCCCAGCCTACAGAAAAGAAACCCACTGATCCCCATCCAGCTCTATTTCCGCTCCTGGAAGAAGACCTATTGA